The window GATCTGCTTACGCAGTTCGGTCAGCCTTTTGCCTGTCGCGCCACTGCGAAGTGGTGGCTAGCTGTCCTTGCGGTAGAGAAGCTCGCGCATCGCTTGCCTGCGAGCCGCGTTCGCTTCGCTGGCGTTTTTGCGTTCGTCGGCGTCCATGCGCTGCTTCGTGACGGGATCGGATGATTCGGGAGCGCTGCACTCAGGGCAGCGATTGGCAAAACCGGGTTTGTCGGGCTTGAGTTCAAACTCTTCGGAGCAGATGGCGCAAACTTTGATAGGGAAAGCCATAACAGATTTATTTTACGACTCTGGTGGCGAAGTCGTCAGCTTGTGGGCCGCGGGGCGTCGGATAGTTTCGAAGTCGTTATGATTTCGAGAAACTGAATGGCGCTCAAGCTTGGACTTGAGCGCCATTGTTTGTGCAACGAACGAACTGTTATGAACAATTAGGGTTTGGCGCTGGCGGTGTTGGTCTTCTGGGCCAGCTTGGAGTGGTCTTCGAGGGTCTGGGCCTCGGGCAGGAAGGTGACCGCCTTGGCGATCTGCGGATCCCACTCGGCGCGGACTTTGAGGCCTTCGAGTTGACCGAACTGTGAGGTGAAGAGCTCACTCTTAATGCTCTCCTTGATCCATCCGTCCACACCGGCGATGTCTGCGTCGGTGTATTCGATCTGGGTGTCTTTGAGGAAGGACTTGAACTGCTGCATGACCGCATCGTCGACCACGAAATCTTTGGTGACGGTGTGGGAGGCGAGGTAGTGCTTGCTGAAGTTGAAGAAGGCATAGTGGACGAGGAGATTGTCCTGGAAGTGATTGGACTTCAGGTTGTCGATCTTCTCGTCGGGAGTGATGCCGCCGCCGCCGTAGACGGTGCGGCCGGAGTCGGTGAGTTTGACCTCGAGGTTGCTCTTGTCCTTGGCTTTGTCGGAGTCGTCGCGGACGTAGTAGTAGTCGTAGAGCGAGACGTGATCATAGTTACGCTGAATGAGGCGGCCGGAGGGGGTGTAGTAGTGATAGGTGGTGAGGGCGAGGCCGGTGTTTTCGGTGATCTGGAAGACGGTCTGGACAAGGCCCTTGCCGAAGGTGGTTTCGCCGGCGATGAGAGCCCGGTCATGATCCTGCAGGGCGCCGGAGACAATCTCGGCTGCTGAAGCAGTGTTGCGATTGACCAGGACGACGATGGGGAACTTTGGTCCCTCTTCGCCGCGGGTGGCCCGATAGACCTGGTCGGGGAAGGCGCGACCGCGTTGCGAGACTACAATCTGCCCCTTTTGCAGGAACTTGTCGGACATGTTGACAGCTTCGTTCAAGAGGCCACCGGGGTTGCCGCGGAGGTCGAGGACGAGACCGTGGATGTCGCCGAACTTGTCGAGGGCGTCGCCGACTTCGTGGCTGGTGGTTTCGATGAAGCTCGAGACGTGGATGTAGCCGATGCCCGGGCTAAGCAGGAAGGCGAGGTCGACCGAGGGGCGGGGGATTTCGTCGCGGACGAGATCGAAGACCAGGGGGCGGGATGAACCTTCGCGCATCATCGTGACGGAGACGTGCGTGCCGCGTGCGCCTTTGAGCATGGTGGCTACGCCGGTGGAGTCCATGCCTTCGGTGGATTTGCCGTCGACTGTGAGAATCTCGTCGCCGGGGCGGATGCCGGCTTTATAGGATGGGGTGCCTTCGAACGGGTAAAGGACGACGATTTTGGTTTTGCCGTTGGGCGTGGGCTGGGGCTGGATGGTCATGCCGACGCCGTAGTACTTGCCGTGCTGGTCCTCGCGCATCTGGGCGAAGGCTTTGGGATCGTAGAAGTTGGAGTGGGGATCGAGGACATGGAGCATGCCGGGGATGGCACCGTCGTAGATTGCCTTGTCGGTCTTGTCGGTGTTGAGGGGCTCGGCGTAGTTTTGCTCGACGAGGGAGTAGACGTTGGTGAAGGAGTGGAGGGAGTCGCGGAGAGTGGACTCATCGTTGGCGGACTGGGCGGCGACCTTCTGATTAATGAAGGAGCCGATGACAGCGCAGGTAGCGAGAAAAACAGTGGCGGAGAAGAGAGCGCGGTGAGTGCGGGGAGCCATGGGCTTGGATATACCTCGAAGAGAAACGGCGCTTGCGGACGCGCAGGGACAGACGTCCTAGTTTGACGGAGTATAGCATCCGGAGGTGAGCCGAGGCCTGTTGCAAAAGAGGGATTCGCTTGTTCGGGGCGTGGCAGTTAGAATTGGGTACGGATACCGTCCAAACCTGTGGTGAGTCTAAAAGAAACAGGGCTGGCGTGTTATGCGGTGGACGTTTCATCGCGGATGTCGACAAAGATACGAGTGACGATGACCTTGAGAATTTCGCAGTTTGCGGTGGTGTGTGGGCTAGGTTTGCTGGCACTGCCGGGAGTGGTGCAAGCACAGGCGCCGCGGTACCAGAGCCCGTTGAGCGTTCCGAATGCACCGCAGCCGCAGCTGACGCTGCCTGTCACTCAACCGATTACACCGAATGGAACCGTGGTGGAAGACGTGGTCGTGCATGTGAACGACCAGATCATCAGCCGGAGCGACGTGGAGCGGGCCGAAGAGGGGCTTGCGCAGGAGAACCAGCAGACGGGCGCGAGCGCCGCCGAGGCTGCAGAGCGGCAGAGGAATCTTCTTCGCGACATGATCGATAAGCAGCTGCTGCTGTCGCGCGGTAAGGAGTTGGGGATTAACGCCGATGCTGAAGTGATTCGTCGACTGGATGAGATTCGTAAGCAGAACAAGATGGACACGATGGAGGACCTGGAGAAGGCCGCACGGCAACAGGGCGTTTCTTTTGAGGACTTCAAGGCAGGCATTCGGGACAACGTGATTACGCAGCAGGTGGTGCGGGACGAGGTGGGCCGCCGGCTGCAGATGACGCAAAACCAGGAGCAGGCTTACTACGACGCGCACAAGCAGGAGTTTTCGCAACCGGAGCAGATCAAGCTGAGCGAGATCCTGATTCCGACAGCTGCAGATGCTGACGAAGCGGCAGTTGCGCAGGCGAAGGCCAAGGCCGAGACGGTCGAGGCAAAGCTGAAGTCTGGCAGCAAATTCGAGGATATGGCTGAGGCGTTTTCCGGCGGCCCGACGGCGGACAAGGGTGGAGATCTCGGACTTTATAAGCGTGGAGCGCTGGCGAAGGTTCTCGAAGACCAGACGTTCGGACTGAAGGCAGGCGAATGGACGGCGCCGATTCGTACGCGGCAGGGATTTGTAATCCTGAAGGTAACCGACCACGTGGATACCGGTGTGCCACCGCTTAAGGATATTGAGCCACAGATCCAGGAGGCAATGTATTCCGAGCAGATGCAGCCTGCGCTGCGTGCTTATCTGACGAAGCTGCGTGAAGAGGCGTATATCGATATTCGAGCGGGGTATGTGGATTCGGGAGCGAGCCCGAAGCAGACCAAGCCGGTGTTTACAGCTTATGCGCCGCCAGTGGCGAAGAAGAAGAAGGTTCAGCAGAAGAAGAGGTTCGATCGTGGAACAAAGTATTCGACGGTAGCGAAGACTACGGGGGCACCGGCTACGACTGCTGCTGTGGCCACGACTACGACTGTGACGAAGAACGGGAAGACTGTTGTCAAGGCGAAGAAGGTGAAGCGGGAGAAGATACGGTATGGGCAGGCTCCGCGGAACTCTCTGCCTCCAGGGCCCCAAGAGACCGCCTCGGGAGCGGATATAGGGGAGGGGGCGGCGTCTGCGACGGCTGCTGCCGCGGCTCCGGGAACGGCTATTGCACCGGTGGAAGGGGTTGCGCAGGAGTCTTCGACGTCCGATACGGGTCCGAATCCGCTGGCGGCTACAGCGGCTCCGCATGGAAAGACTCGCTATAGCGATCGTGCGAAGGTAGACGCTGAGAAGAAGGCCGTGAAGGTAAAGAAGAAGAAGGAAAAGGCTGCTGCAGCGTCGGCTCCTATGACTGCCGAGGAGAAGGCGGCGCAACAGACCCAGGCTGCACCGCTTGGTTTGAACGGCGATACGGCCAAGAAGAAGAAAAAGGTGAAGGTGAAGGGAGCGCCAAAGGAACGGCTGCAGAACAAGCCTCCTGCGCCACCCGCTGCGCCACCTGTAGAGACGCCGTCGAAGGCTCCTGATCGTGGGACGCCGATGGAAGGTGTGCATGGAACTGGAACACCTGCTCCGAAAGCAAGCGACACCACGACCTTGCCGCCGGCGACCGCGCCTCCTGCGAGTAATCCTCCAGATGCCGGACAACCGCCTGCGACACCGGGTTCGCCGATTCCGACGCCGCCACAACAGTAGTTTTCTTCATAAAAGCATGGATTGACGCGAGGGCTTCGGCTCTCGCGTTTTCTTTGGCCGGAACGTTGTTGACGACGCGGTATTCTGGATGGGATGAAAGACTTTTTTATTGAAGATGCGGCGCGGTTCGATAACTCGACTGTCACGACTTATTTTGTTCTGACGTCGATGCAGGTGAGAGATAAGAAGCAGGGTGGACAGTATCTTGCATTGACGGTGAGCGATAAGACGGGATCGCTTGAGGCGCGCATGTGGGACGAGGTCACCGACGCGATAGCAACCTGTGATGAAGGTTGCTATGTGAAGGTGCAGGGGGACATCTCGAAGTATCAGGGGAAGTTCCAGATTACGTTGAAGAAGCTGCGACTGGCGGCGGAGTCGGAGATCGATCCGAAGGACTTTCAGCCTTCGACGAAGTTCGACGTGGAGCAGATGTGGGCGGAGTTGCGGGGGTATGTTGAGGCTTTCAAGAACGCGGAGCTGCGGCGGCTGGTGTTTGCGTTTCTTGATGATGAGCAGATAGGGCCTGCGTTTAAGGCTGCTCCTGCGGCGAAGCGGCTGCATCATGCGTGGCTCGGTGGGCTGTTGGAGCATGTGTTGACGCTGGTGCGCGTGTGTCTTACTACGGCTCCGTTTTATCCCGAGGTGGATGCGGATCTGCTTGTTACTGGGGCGATTCTGCATGATATTGGGAAGATTCGTGAGCTTTCGTGGGGGTCCAGCTTTAGCTATACGCTTGAAGGCCAGATGATTGGGCATATCAGTATTGCGCAGGGGATGCTGCGGGAGAAGGTGCAGCAACTGGCGCCGTTTCCGGAGAAGTTGCGGGTGCTGGTGGAGCACATGATCTTGAGCCACCATGGAAAATATGAGTTCGGTTCGCCGAAGTTGCCGATGACGCCGGAGGCTCTTCTTTTGAGTGCTTTGGATGATCTTGAGGCGAAGATGCAGGCGATGCGAAATGAGTTTGCGGCCGCGGCCGCGAGCGGAAAGAGCGGTGGTGAGGTGACGGACTGGGTGAGGAGCATGGACCGTCCGCTGCTTAATAGCCAGGGGTATTTGAAGGACGAGTAGCGTTTTTTCGTGTTCGAAAGCAGGAAAAAAGTTGAGCGTGGTGGAGGGGTGTTTTTGCTGGGGTTTTGCTGATTTAGGGGTGTTTTTTGGGTGGTAATTTGTGGTGAATTTGTGGTGCGATGCATGGTAAACGTGGTATTTAAACGGCCACTATTTCAGGTCTAAAAAATACGCCATGGTTTTGAAGTTTATTTTTGTATGGTTGACGCGACGAAGGTGTTCGTCGCCACCAGGTGTTCTATTGAGAGAGTTCAACTCATTCTTCGTGAGGCCTCCTCTGACGAACCCGAAGGAAGATCTACGCTCTTAATGAATCCCAATACTTCACTTAGAGTCTGAGGTACGTCACCTACGACGACTCCAGTCTGTGTTGTTGTTGAAGGCTGGCCGCCGCGCGTTCCATCACGTTAACCTGGCGCTCAAGTCGGCGCAGCTGTTGCTCCGCGATGTTCGACTCTGTGTATAAAGCAGAGGCTGCAGGGAGCATCGTATCGGTGGGCTTGACGGCCTGGTTTGCCACCATCGATCGACTCAACTCGTCGAGCCGGCTTATAACGACTTCAACTCGATGGACGGCGGATTCGCTGGCCGTTCCGACAATGGCAAGCGCTGTGACGGCGCGTGCGAAGCGCTGCAGATAGGTGACGAAGGTCAAAGCGCTCTCCCATTCCGAACCTGACGTGTCTTGCTTCCAGCTGAGATCTGGCTCCAGCAGCAGTCTGTCCAGCGTCTCCTGTGCATCGATCACTGCGAGTCCGGAGCGTCTGCGTGCGGGGGCCAGGACCTGACGCTCTGCGGCCTGGCGCTCCTCGGGGCGAGCCTTCCAAAAGCGCAGCATGGCCGCGACATAGGCAGAGTCCGCAGCCGCTGCCTGCCCGAGAAGTCTACCCAGTTCGAGCTTCTCCTGTTCGGGCCACAGAAGGCGCATAGCCAGTACGGCCACGAGAGCGCCGATCAATGTCATCTCGATTCGCACACCGGCGAAGTGCCAATCGCGCAGGTGGGGGAGACTCATGAGCACGAACGTTGGGGTGAGAAAGAAGCTATACCACGCATAGTTGACCGCGTAGGTGGCCAAAGTCAGGACGGATGTCGCGGTGAGGACGATCACGATTCCCATCTGACTATGAATCGATGCTGCGAGGACAGCAGCGAGGACACCGCCTGCGATTGTTCCGGCCACGCGTTGCATGCTCTTGCGGTAGGTGCCCGAGCCATAGGGCTGAAGCACGATGACCGAAGTCATTCCGAGCCATGAAGCATGAGCGAGGTGCATGCTCCACATGATCGCCACGTCGATAGCGCCTACTACGGCGACGCGCAGTGCATGGCGCATCATCAGCGATTGGCCAGTCCAGTTTGCCCTGACGATTTCAGTCCAGCTCATCGCGGCACCTGCGGCGAGCTGACGCTCTGCCAAGCCGTGATCTGCGAGCGCGGACCACCGCTTTGCGACATCTCCTGCCCGTATATCCAGACCGCTCCAGAGGGCGTGTACGGCTTCAAATGCGATTTGAATGTTCTGCATTGCGTCGCTCTCATCGGCTGCGAAGTGAGCGATCAGGGGGCTGTCGGTCAACTTCCGCTTTGCGATCTCCTGTTCGCGGCCTAGTAGAAATTCGAGAGAGTGTGATCCTTCGGAAGTGAAGGATGCTGCGGCGTCGGCCGGCCTCTCGCGCAAGCCGTCGGCGATAGCTCTCTCGGCTCCGCTTAGCCAGCGCAGGGCATCCAGGAGGGCCAGGCGCGATACCTCATCTTCTGTATTTTCGACAAATTCGGTCCACCGGATGGTTTTGGCGAAGAGCATGTCGGCGGTTTCAAGAAGTACAGTGAGGCTGCGTGCGCGCACGGTCCGCGAGGCAGTTCTTGCTGCTGTTGCCTCAAGTGCTGCTCTTGCCTCTTCCATCGTGAGCCGCATGGTTCGTTGCAACTGATGTACCCGAGCTCGCTCCGCCTCGCGCTGGTCGCTTTGGGGAGCGGTGTCCTTTACCTGTGCGGTGAAGATGGCCAATGTGTTGTAGCAAGCGGCTACCTGCAGGCGGGCCGGTCGAAAGGGATCCAGAGGCCAGAGGATGAGGCTCAAGAGGGTTGCCCATGCGCAGCCCAGAGCAAACTGGAAGGCTTCTATGAGCGCGCCGTGAAGCGAATGAGAGGCTCCGCCAAAACCGGCGAAGTAGATCACTAAGATAATTACGCTGGTCGAGGCGATGGGCTGGGCGATGACGCGGGCGTAGGTGATTGCAAAACAAAATGCCGCCGTGACCAGCAGAGCGACTGCCAGAGGAGTCGCAGCAAGGGAGGCCACAAGACAGGCTGCTGCGCCGCCCAGCATCAACGTTCCCATGGTCAGGAGCCGGCTCCAATAGGGGCCTCCGTTGTCGACCAGGATGGCTTCGAACCCTCCGAGAGCTGCCCAACCTATCGGCTGACCCAGCATGCGGCACACGAGGGATGCGACCAGGACAGCGAGGCCCGCACGTAGACCACGCGACCATTGAAGCTTTCGTGCGGCGCTGTTCCAGTTCCTCAACAACGTCATGGAACTAGTCTAGCGTCATGGAAATGAGGAACTCCACTGAACAGGACAGCTTCTGGATGGCAGGCGGCAGCGATTTTGATCAGCCACGTTTGATTGCGCTGCGTGCTTGATTGCGCTGTTTGATGGCGAGTTGTGTCGATGGCAAAGTTTACTTCGATGGCTCGGGGGGTATTGGCCGGATGGATTTCATGATGCTTTGTCCACTCTCCTGATGAAAGGTGAGGGCTACGCGCGATCCCTGCTTGATGGATTGCAGCTGCTGGGATTCGGCGGGGCTGATCGCGAAGGTTCGCTGTGAGACTTGTGCCGATGAGTGACCGGCGGGGCTCTGACTGATGGATGGCACGTTGATGGTGATGGAGTCTGCTGTGACTTTTTCGACTACGCCGGTGGTGATTCCGCATTGCGTGTCGCATCCTGCCTTGGGAGGGAAGACGCTGCAGTCGCAGGTGGCGGTCTTTGGCGGCTCGGTTGGACCGGAGGTAGTGACGGGTGTGGGCTTGTCTGGCGGTGTTGGCGCGGGGGATGAAGGGCATCCGATGAGAAACGGGATGGCGCAGGTGGCTGCTAAGAGAAGAACGGATCTTCCGTGATTCGACATCAGGAGGCCTCCTCGGATTGATTGGAGCAGATCCACCACACAATGTATATGAGGAGCCAGACGGCTCCGATGAGGAGAGATATCTCGAGTGAACCGATCTGGATGCGCGTTGCGTTGGTGATCTCTTCGGCGATGCTGTTGAGGGTCTTTTCCTGGGGTGTGGCGCGTGAGGCTACGAGGTAGGCGACGTAGGATCGCTGCACCATGATGCCCTGGTAGATGGAGACGGCGAGGCAACACCACATGGGAATGAAGAGAAAGTAGGCGGCGCGGACTTTTTGATTTTGCGGGCGGCGGTAGGAGGTGCTGACGACGATGACAAGGGAGCCAGCGATGATGAGAAGGCCCCACTGGGAGAGCGATTGCGCGAGAGTCTGCGCGGCTTCGAAGAACTTTGAATCGTCGACCGGTGTGACGGCAGTGGGTAGGAACACGTGGGAGTCCTTTGCTGCAGATTCTAAACTTTGTTGTGGGATGTATGGATGTGAGCGAAGGCATTATGTGTGTTTCTGCGTGCTGGTCTGCGATTTGCGCGTTTTGCCTGCTTCGAGGGGAGGTGATGGGTTGTTACAATTTAAGTTTGAGCGCGTGTTTTGTGAGGGATTGATACGGGATGTTGCGATTTTCTACAGCGGGAGAGAGCCACGGGGAGAGCCTGGTGGCGACGGTGAGTGGGATGCCCGCGGGCGTTACGGTGGATCAGGAGTTTGTGGATCGCGAGCTGTGGCGGCGGCAGAAGGGGTATGGGCGCGGTGGGCGCATGCGGATTGAGCGGGATACCGCGCATATCTTGAGTGGCGTAAGGCATGGGAAGACGATTGGGTCGCCGATTGCAATGGTGTTGGCGAATAACGATTGGAAGAACTGGACTGAGATTTTGCCGGTAGAGGCTGGTGATGCGACGAAGCATAAAGCTGTCGCTTCGCCGCGGCCGGGACATGCAGATTTGGCGGGGAGTTTGAAGTATGACTTTCCTGATGCGCGGTATGTGTTGGAGAGAGCGAGTGCGCGGGAGAGTGCGGCGCGGGTTGCTGCGGGGGCGATTGCGAAGTTGTTGCTGCGGGCGCTGGGGGTTGAGGTTGCGAGTCATGTGATTCGCGTGGGGAAGGCTGAGTTGCAGCGGCCGGCGACGTGGGATGAGATCGCGGCGCTGCAGTTGAAGGATGAGGTTTTGCTGAATTGCGTGGATGCCGAGAGTGAAGCGGCGATGAAGGCCGAGGTGGATGCGGTGTTGCGGACGGGCGACACGATTGGTGGCGTGTTCGAGGTGGTGGTGCATGGTTTGCCGCCCGGTGTGGGGACGCATGCGAACTGGGATGAGCGGATGGATGGTCTGCTGGCGCAGGCGGTGATGAGTCTGCAGGCGGTGAAGGCTGTGGAGTTGGGACGTGGGGTGACTGCGGCGGAGTCGTTGGGGTCGGCGGTGCACGATGCGATTGGATATGAGGGCTCGCCTGAGGATGGCCGCGGGTTTACGAAGTTTTCTCGAGAGCAGAATAATGCGGGCGGGATTGAAGGTGGGATCTCGAATGGCGAGGATGTTGTGGTGCGGGGGTATTTGAAGCCGATTTCGACGTTGAGGCGGCCGCTTGGTTCGGTGAGTTTTGAGACGCGGGAGCCGGTGAAGGCTGCGTATGAGCGGAGCGATGTGTGTGTGGTTCCGGCGGCTGGTGTGGCGGCGGAGGCGATGGTTGCGCTGACGGTGGCGCGGTTGATGGTAGAGAAGTTTGGTGGGGACTCGCTGCGTGAGATGCAGCGAAATTTCAATGGCTATTGTGAGCAGATTCGAGCGTATTAAGTGACAGGAAAATTGAACAAGATTCATGAGGTGGTGAAGTGGCCTGATCCGGTGCTGGCAAAGCGCGGGGAGACGGTGACGGTGTTTGACGCGAAGCTGAAGACGCTGACGGACGAGATGTTCGAGTCGATGTATGCGGCGCAGGGGATTGGGTTGGCGGCGCCGCAGATTGCGATCTCGCAGCGCATTACGGTGATCGATGTGAGCTTCAAGAAGAATCCGGAGGAGAAGCTGGTGCTGATCAATCCCGAGATTATTGAGAGCGAAGGCAAGCAGGTGGAGGAGGAAGGGTGCCTGAGTTTGCCGGAGATTCGCGAGAAGGTGACGCGGGCGGAGTGGGTGAAGGTGCGGGCGCAGGATGTGAAGGGCGAGTGGTTCGAGGTGGAAGGTACGGAGTTGCTGGCGCGGGCGATGCAGCATGAGATCGATCATCTGGATGGCGTGTTGTTTATCGATCGGCTGAGCCGGTTGAAGCGGGATCTGGTGATTCGGAAGATTAAGAAGCTGATTAAGAACGGCGAGTGGTGATGTCCTGCCGGACGGGCCCGCTGCGCGCGGGGCGGCCACTTCGTGGCGGGTTTACCTGGTCGTGGTTGGGTTGACTGATGTGGGCCTTCCTTCGGTCGGCGTAAGATTTTGTCTTTGAGCATTGCTCGGGCCTTGGTGCTTATTGTGGCGAGACAGGTATACGCGTTACGAAGTGACCGCTCTCCGCGCAGGGAGGCCCGTCTGGCAGGACGAGAGGATAAGACGATGAAGTTGGTCTTTTGTGGGACTCCAGAGTTTGCAGTGCCGACGCTTGAAGCAGTGATCTCAGCAGGGCATGAGGTTGCGCTTGTGGTGACGCAGCCGGATCGTGCCGCCGGGCGCGGACTGGAGGTGCATGTGCCTCCGGTGAAAGAAGTAGCGCTGAAGCATGGATTGCCGGTGGTGCAGCCGGAGAAGATCAAGAACAATGCGGAGTTGCGCACGCAACTGGAGGGGATCGCACCCGATGCGATTCTTGTTGTCGCGTATGGGCGGATTATTCCGCAGTGGATGTTGGAACTGCCGCGGTTTGGGAATATCAATCTGCATGGGTCGCTGCTGCCGAAGTATCGTGGGGCGGCGCCGATTCAGTGGGCAGTGGCCTGTGGCGAAGTGGTGACGGGCGTGACGACGATGCGGCTGGACGCGGGGCTCGATACGGGCGATATGCTGCTGGCGGCCGTGTGTCCGATTGGCCAGGAGGAGACTGCGGTGGATGTGTATGGGTGTCTTGCTCCGTTGGGCGCAGAGTTGATGGTGGAGACGTTGAAGAGGTTGGAGGCTGGGACGATCTGTCCTGAGGTGCAGGATCACTCGCAGGCGACGCTGGCACCGATCTTGAAGCGTGAGGATGGGCTGGTGGATTTTTCGCGGACGGCGAAGGAGATCTATGACCGATGGAGAGGTTTTCAGCCTTGGCCTGGGGCGCATACGACGTTGCGAGGAAAGAAGCTGATCGTTGGGAAGATGCATATGGCGAAGGGCACGGATGGTGAGGCTGGAGTGTTGATGGTGGATGGGGATGTGTTGAAGGTGGGATGTGGCAACGGGAGCCTGGTTGGGCTGGATGAGGTGCAGATGGAAGGGAAGAAGCGGATGAGTGCGGCTGAATTTCTGCGTGGGTATCAGGTGAAGAGCGGCGAACGGTTGGGGATATGAAGAGCGGATCGAAGCAAGGAGTTGGTGGGTCGCAGAGTAAGGCCGGTGCTGATGCTGGCAAGACGATTGCAGGGAAGCAGAGTGTGGGGAAGCAAGTAGTTGTACGGAAGAGGCCGGTGTCGGCGGGACCGACGGCTTCGGTTGAGGCTGCGGTGGCGAAGATTACGCCGGCGCGGCTGGCTGCGTTTGAGATTTTGAAGCTGGTGGGTGAGGGGAAGGGGCATAGCGACGAGTTATTGCATTCGCCTCGGGTGGATGCTCTTTCACCTGAGGATCGAAACCTGACGACGGCGTTGGTGATGGGCGTGCTGCGATGGCAGATTGCTCTCGATGCGCGGGTGCGTGGGTTGTTGCAGCGACCGGAACAGCGGCTGGCGGAGCCGGTGGCGATTGCGTTGCGGTTGGGGGCGTTTCAGTTGCTGCATCTGGAGCGGATTCCGGCGCATGCGGCGCTGAGTGAGAGTGTGGAGTTGTGCAGGGCGGCCGGGGAGCCTCATGCAATGGGGATGGTGAATGCGGTGTTGCGGAAGCTGGCGGCGGCGCAGAGGCCGGGAGTGCGGATTCACGAGTCGGTTGCGGCGTTTGCGGAGCGGCTGGGCCATCCGCGATGGCTCGTGGAGCGTTGGGTGAAGGCATATGGGCGCGACGCTGCATTGAAGATCTGCGAGGCTGACCAGATGGAGCCTGCTCCGGGTGGGATGTTCAGCGAGAGTGGTGGGGATCTGCCGCAGATGGATGATGGGTCGCGGCTGGTTGCGGAGATTGCTGCTGTTGCTGTTCCGGAGGCGAAGCGGGTGTGGGATTGCTGTGCTGCTCCGGGAGGGAAGACTTTGATTCTTGCTCGGCGGTTGAGTGGGGCTGAGTTGGTGGCGAGTGATGTGAGTACGAAGCGGCTGGCGCAGACGGAGGCGCGGCTGAAGAGGTATGCGTATGCGGAGCGCGTGGTGTTCGATGTGGCCGATGCCGCGGATGCTAAGGGAGTT is drawn from Edaphobacter lichenicola and contains these coding sequences:
- the fmt gene encoding methionyl-tRNA formyltransferase — its product is MKLVFCGTPEFAVPTLEAVISAGHEVALVVTQPDRAAGRGLEVHVPPVKEVALKHGLPVVQPEKIKNNAELRTQLEGIAPDAILVVAYGRIIPQWMLELPRFGNINLHGSLLPKYRGAAPIQWAVACGEVVTGVTTMRLDAGLDTGDMLLAAVCPIGQEETAVDVYGCLAPLGAELMVETLKRLEAGTICPEVQDHSQATLAPILKREDGLVDFSRTAKEIYDRWRGFQPWPGAHTTLRGKKLIVGKMHMAKGTDGEAGVLMVDGDVLKVGCGNGSLVGLDEVQMEGKKRMSAAEFLRGYQVKSGERLGI
- a CDS encoding RsmB/NOP family class I SAM-dependent RNA methyltransferase — protein: MKSGSKQGVGGSQSKAGADAGKTIAGKQSVGKQVVVRKRPVSAGPTASVEAAVAKITPARLAAFEILKLVGEGKGHSDELLHSPRVDALSPEDRNLTTALVMGVLRWQIALDARVRGLLQRPEQRLAEPVAIALRLGAFQLLHLERIPAHAALSESVELCRAAGEPHAMGMVNAVLRKLAAAQRPGVRIHESVAAFAERLGHPRWLVERWVKAYGRDAALKICEADQMEPAPGGMFSESGGDLPQMDDGSRLVAEIAAVAVPEAKRVWDCCAAPGGKTLILARRLSGAELVASDVSTKRLAQTEARLKRYAYAERVVFDVADAADAKGVEGEFDLILCDVPCSGTGTLAENPEIRHRLKEEEFARQADRQRAILAGALKRLAPGGRLVYSTCSLEPEECEGVADAVAGAAGVVKVPVDGMMAELGEQGVLLNGVELGSAVRDGALRTLPGVHGCDGFFAVVLERA